Proteins encoded in a region of the Isosphaeraceae bacterium EP7 genome:
- a CDS encoding UDP-glucose/GDP-mannose dehydrogenase family protein, with translation MKIAVVGTGYVGLVTGTCLAESGNEVICIDKAADKVEMLLRGDIPIYEPGLAELVHRGSRDGRLKFTTDLAGGIADAELVFIAVGTPQGADGGADLAGIWAVGEQLARHLTGRKTIIIKSTVPVGTNAELARRMAAITDVPFDVASNPEFLKEGAAIDDFNKPDRVVVGVRREEVGEQLRELYAPFLRTERPFLVMTPESAEMTKYVANCMLATKISFINEMANLCESYGADIDDVRRGIGHDQRIGFSFLFPGVGYGGSCFPKDIRAVIHMAQSRGLPARMMEAVDLVNEAQKNVLVRKILDHFGAEAEGKTVAIWGLAFKPRTDDIREAPALVIIDALLAEGIHVRVHDPEAISNVRAIYGDKLIYCDRPYGALEGADALAIATEWNEFRNPSFEVIRGLLRQPVIFDGRNLYDPERMASLGFNYQGIGRPAATTEG, from the coding sequence TTGAAAATCGCTGTCGTGGGCACGGGATACGTCGGCTTGGTGACCGGGACTTGCCTTGCCGAGAGTGGCAATGAGGTCATCTGCATCGACAAGGCGGCCGACAAGGTCGAGATGCTCCTGCGTGGAGACATCCCGATCTACGAGCCGGGGCTGGCCGAGCTGGTGCATCGGGGCAGCCGCGACGGCCGCCTGAAGTTCACCACCGACCTGGCCGGCGGGATCGCCGACGCCGAGCTGGTCTTCATCGCCGTGGGGACGCCGCAGGGCGCCGACGGCGGCGCCGACCTGGCGGGCATCTGGGCGGTGGGCGAGCAGCTTGCCAGGCACCTGACCGGCCGCAAGACGATCATCATCAAGAGCACCGTGCCGGTGGGGACCAACGCCGAGCTGGCCCGCAGGATGGCCGCCATCACCGACGTCCCGTTCGACGTGGCAAGCAACCCCGAGTTCCTCAAGGAAGGGGCGGCCATCGATGACTTCAACAAGCCCGACCGCGTCGTCGTCGGCGTGAGGCGCGAGGAGGTCGGCGAGCAGCTGCGCGAGCTCTACGCGCCGTTCCTGCGCACCGAGCGGCCGTTCCTGGTCATGACGCCCGAGAGCGCCGAGATGACCAAGTACGTGGCCAACTGCATGCTGGCCACGAAGATCAGCTTCATCAACGAGATGGCCAACCTCTGCGAGTCCTACGGCGCGGACATCGACGACGTCCGGCGCGGGATCGGCCACGACCAGCGGATCGGCTTCAGCTTCCTGTTCCCGGGCGTCGGCTACGGCGGTTCGTGCTTCCCCAAGGACATCCGCGCCGTGATCCACATGGCCCAGTCGCGCGGACTGCCCGCGCGGATGATGGAGGCCGTTGACCTGGTCAACGAGGCCCAGAAGAACGTCCTCGTCCGCAAGATCCTCGACCACTTCGGCGCCGAGGCCGAGGGCAAGACGGTGGCGATCTGGGGGCTGGCCTTCAAGCCCAGGACCGACGACATCCGCGAGGCCCCCGCGCTGGTGATCATCGATGCCCTGCTGGCCGAGGGGATCCACGTCCGGGTGCACGACCCGGAGGCCATCTCCAACGTCCGGGCGATCTACGGTGACAAGCTGATCTACTGCGACCGCCCCTACGGCGCCCTGGAAGGGGCCGACGCATTGGCGATTGCCACCGAGTGGAACGAGTTCCGCAACCCCAGCTTCGAGGTCATCCGCGGGCTGCTCCGCCAGCCGGTGATCTTCGACGGCCGGAACCTCTACGACCCCGAGCGGATGGCCTCGCTGGGGTTCAACTACCAGGGGATCGGACGGCCCGCGGCCACGACCGAGGGCTAG
- a CDS encoding GNAT family N-acetyltransferase: MVEVVPGNLVLRAGMWPGRLAPCRDLAVRQALAEGTARVLADDRASSVLVVRRGAGQVEVMGLGKPGPALEWLAEYEQIGPLALLAPEEWAGPASAAIGVRGGAMIRTWTEAPEELPAAGLARVRRLGAGDEPGFRAAAPAWAGLTWSSFGRLIGAGAAFGVEARGGFGFAALAWVHEQDESRDALAVWTGPGYRRLGLGYSAAAALMRHVVEVRGKRPTWTCGAENAASVALTGRLGLTGPVDEGLLRRGTGR, encoded by the coding sequence ATGGTCGAGGTGGTGCCGGGGAATCTGGTGCTGAGGGCCGGGATGTGGCCGGGGAGGCTGGCTCCTTGCCGAGACCTGGCCGTGCGGCAGGCCTTGGCGGAAGGGACCGCCAGGGTGCTGGCCGATGACCGGGCTTCGAGCGTGCTGGTGGTGCGGCGGGGTGCGGGGCAGGTCGAGGTGATGGGGCTCGGCAAGCCTGGGCCGGCGCTGGAATGGCTGGCGGAATATGAACAGATCGGGCCGCTGGCGCTCCTGGCCCCCGAGGAGTGGGCGGGGCCGGCTTCGGCGGCGATCGGGGTACGGGGCGGGGCGATGATACGCACCTGGACCGAGGCCCCGGAGGAGTTGCCTGCGGCAGGTCTGGCGCGGGTCAGGCGGCTCGGGGCGGGGGATGAGCCGGGTTTCCGGGCGGCGGCGCCGGCCTGGGCGGGCTTGACCTGGTCTTCGTTCGGGCGATTGATCGGGGCGGGGGCGGCGTTCGGGGTCGAGGCACGGGGCGGCTTCGGGTTCGCGGCGCTGGCCTGGGTCCACGAGCAGGATGAAAGTCGGGATGCGCTGGCGGTCTGGACCGGGCCGGGGTATCGGAGGCTGGGGCTGGGGTATTCGGCGGCGGCCGCGCTGATGCGGCACGTGGTCGAGGTCCGGGGGAAGCGGCCGACCTGGACGTGTGGGGCGGAAAATGCGGCCTCGGTGGCCCTGACGGGGCGGCTTGGGTTGACGGGGCCCGTCGACGAGGGGCTTCTCAGGCGGGGGACGGGGAGGTAG
- a CDS encoding Uma2 family endonuclease, whose product MAQATETRATVDDLYQVEGKAELIGGRIVRFMGTGVRPAYVASEIFVSLRLYSKARGKGLAMTDGVAFVVPELASGRESFSPDASYYEGSTPATSMKFAQGPPTLAVEVRSEGDYGPAAERAMAAKRADYFEAGTAVVWDVDPVAGLVHVFRGPSAVPDATYGRGQIAEAEPAVPGWNVAVDEVLGVQGAEG is encoded by the coding sequence ATGGCCCAGGCGACCGAGACGCGAGCCACCGTCGACGACCTGTATCAGGTCGAGGGGAAGGCCGAGCTGATCGGCGGGAGGATCGTCCGATTCATGGGTACCGGCGTCAGGCCCGCATACGTGGCCTCCGAGATTTTCGTCTCCCTGAGGCTGTACTCGAAGGCCAGGGGGAAGGGCCTGGCGATGACCGATGGCGTTGCCTTCGTCGTCCCCGAGCTCGCTTCCGGCCGCGAATCTTTCAGCCCCGACGCCTCCTATTACGAAGGCTCCACACCCGCCACCTCGATGAAGTTCGCCCAGGGCCCGCCGACGCTGGCCGTCGAGGTCCGCAGCGAGGGAGACTACGGACCCGCCGCCGAGCGTGCCATGGCCGCCAAGCGCGCCGACTACTTCGAGGCCGGTACAGCCGTCGTCTGGGATGTCGACCCCGTCGCCGGGCTGGTCCACGTCTTCCGCGGGCCGTCGGCAGTTCCCGACGCGACCTACGGGCGCGGGCAGATCGCCGAGGCCGAGCCGGCAGTGCCCGGCTGGAATGTCGCGGTCGATGAGGTCCTCGGGGTGCAGGGGGCCGAGGGGTAG
- the carB gene encoding carbamoyl-phosphate synthase large subunit, producing the protein MPKRTDIKKILIIGAGPIVIGQACEFDYSGTQACKALREEGYEVVLINSNPATIMTDPDMADRTYIEPITPEVVEQILAIEKPDAVLPTLGGQTGLNVGLALAESGALARHNCELIGASADAIRMAEDRHLFKKAMQEIGLDSARSEMVTTLEEARVVRAEVGLPCVLRPSFTMGGTGGGIAYNREEFDRMVAYGLELSPVGSILVEESLIGWKEYEMEVMRDSADNAVIVCSIENFDPMGVHTGDSITVAPAQTLTDKEYQRMRDASIAILRKIGVDTGGSNVQFAVNPDTGRMIVIEMNPRVSRSSALASKATGFPIAKIAAKLAVGFRLDEIVNDITRETPACFEPTIDYVVTKIPRWAFEKFPEADPVLTTQMKSVGEVMAIGRTFRESFQKALRGLEVGRFGLGCDKKDLWGTPDQPSDSEIKAKLATPNAERVWSIRYAMLAGMTDADIHALTNIDLWFLQNLRDLVELEGRLRAAGSLEGASTDLIREAKRNGFADRQLAHLWGASDTEVRRERLKRGIKAVYKLVDTCAAEFEAVTPYYYSTYEDEDEARVGTKPRVMVLGGGPNRIGQGIEFDYCCCQAAFALRADGYEVVMVNSNPETVSTDYDTSDSLYFEPLTVEDVLNICDRVQPTGVIVQFGGQTPLNLARALEAAGVPIWGTSPDSIDLAEDRERFRLVIDRLGLKQTPNGSATRFDEARRIAERIGYPVLVRPSFVLGGRAMEIVYDVSSLERFVAEAFDASPDHPVLIDKFLEDASEVDVDAVCDGTRTIVGGVMEHIEEAGIHSGDSACSLPPFSLPTAIIAELKRQTYALAEALGVRGLMNIQFAVKDGEIYVLEVNPRASRSVPFVSKATGLNMAQVAARVMSGKTLDELGIHTEPSPRHFSVKESVFPFAKFPGVDIVLGPEMRSTGEVMGIAMDFAAAFAKSQLAASTRMPQSGTIFVSVAARDRKAVVPVAAKLSDMGYNLMCTAGTAQALTEAGISVTRVRKIHEGRPNLLDHLANGAIAMIFNTPSGKGARTDEGRIRAAAVSHGVSCITTINGAKAAVAALERIREGILPVYALQDLLKD; encoded by the coding sequence GTGCCCAAGCGAACCGACATCAAGAAGATCCTCATCATCGGCGCCGGGCCGATCGTCATCGGCCAGGCGTGCGAGTTCGACTATTCGGGCACCCAGGCGTGCAAGGCCCTGCGCGAGGAGGGGTACGAGGTCGTCCTGATCAACTCCAATCCCGCGACGATCATGACCGACCCGGACATGGCCGACCGGACCTATATCGAGCCGATCACCCCCGAGGTCGTCGAGCAGATCCTCGCCATCGAGAAGCCCGACGCCGTGCTGCCGACCCTGGGCGGGCAGACCGGCCTGAACGTCGGCCTGGCCCTGGCCGAGAGCGGGGCCCTGGCCCGCCACAACTGCGAGCTCATCGGCGCCAGCGCCGATGCGATCCGGATGGCCGAGGACCGCCACCTGTTCAAGAAGGCCATGCAGGAGATCGGCCTGGACAGCGCCCGCAGCGAGATGGTCACCACGCTGGAAGAGGCCCGCGTCGTGCGCGCCGAGGTCGGCCTGCCCTGCGTCCTGCGGCCCAGCTTCACGATGGGCGGCACCGGCGGCGGCATCGCGTATAACCGCGAGGAATTCGACCGGATGGTCGCCTACGGGCTCGAGCTGAGCCCGGTCGGGTCGATCCTGGTCGAGGAGAGCCTCATCGGCTGGAAAGAATATGAGATGGAGGTCATGCGAGACTCGGCCGACAACGCCGTGATCGTCTGCTCCATCGAGAACTTCGACCCGATGGGCGTGCACACCGGCGACAGCATCACCGTCGCCCCGGCGCAGACGCTGACCGACAAGGAATACCAGCGGATGCGCGACGCCTCGATCGCCATCCTGCGCAAGATCGGCGTCGACACCGGCGGCTCCAACGTCCAGTTCGCCGTCAACCCCGACACGGGCCGGATGATCGTCATCGAGATGAACCCGCGCGTCAGCCGCAGCAGCGCGCTGGCGAGCAAGGCGACCGGGTTCCCGATCGCCAAGATCGCCGCCAAGCTGGCCGTGGGCTTCCGCCTCGACGAGATCGTCAACGACATCACCCGCGAGACCCCCGCCTGCTTCGAGCCGACGATCGACTACGTCGTCACGAAGATCCCCCGCTGGGCGTTCGAGAAGTTCCCCGAGGCCGACCCCGTCCTGACCACCCAGATGAAGTCGGTCGGCGAGGTGATGGCCATCGGCAGGACCTTCCGCGAGAGCTTCCAGAAGGCCCTCCGCGGCCTGGAAGTCGGCCGGTTCGGCCTGGGCTGCGACAAGAAGGACCTCTGGGGCACGCCCGACCAGCCGTCGGACAGCGAGATCAAGGCCAAGCTGGCCACCCCCAACGCCGAGCGCGTCTGGTCGATCCGCTACGCCATGCTCGCCGGGATGACCGATGCGGACATTCACGCGCTGACGAATATCGACCTCTGGTTCCTGCAGAACCTGCGCGACCTGGTCGAGCTGGAAGGCCGGCTGCGTGCCGCGGGCAGCCTGGAAGGGGCCTCGACCGACCTCATCCGCGAGGCCAAGCGCAACGGGTTCGCCGACCGCCAGCTCGCCCACCTCTGGGGGGCCAGCGACACCGAGGTCCGGCGCGAGCGTCTGAAGCGCGGGATCAAGGCGGTTTACAAGCTGGTCGACACCTGCGCCGCCGAGTTCGAGGCGGTGACGCCGTACTACTACTCGACCTACGAGGACGAGGACGAGGCCCGCGTGGGCACCAAGCCGCGCGTGATGGTGCTGGGCGGCGGGCCCAACCGGATCGGCCAGGGGATCGAGTTCGACTACTGCTGCTGCCAGGCCGCCTTCGCGCTTCGGGCCGACGGCTACGAAGTGGTCATGGTCAATTCCAATCCCGAGACGGTGAGCACCGACTACGACACGTCGGACAGCCTCTACTTCGAGCCCCTGACGGTCGAGGACGTGCTCAACATCTGCGACCGGGTGCAGCCGACCGGCGTGATCGTCCAGTTCGGCGGGCAGACCCCCCTGAACCTGGCCAGGGCGCTCGAGGCCGCCGGCGTGCCGATCTGGGGGACCTCGCCCGACTCGATCGACCTGGCCGAGGACCGCGAGCGGTTCCGCCTGGTCATCGACCGGCTCGGCCTGAAGCAGACGCCCAACGGCTCGGCCACCCGGTTCGACGAGGCCAGGCGCATCGCCGAGCGGATCGGCTACCCGGTCCTCGTCCGCCCCAGCTTCGTGCTGGGCGGCCGGGCGATGGAGATCGTCTACGACGTGTCGTCCCTGGAGCGATTCGTCGCCGAGGCGTTCGACGCCAGCCCCGACCACCCGGTCCTCATCGACAAGTTCCTGGAAGATGCCAGCGAGGTTGACGTCGACGCCGTCTGCGACGGCACGCGGACGATCGTCGGCGGCGTGATGGAGCACATCGAGGAGGCGGGGATCCACTCCGGCGACTCGGCCTGCTCGCTGCCGCCGTTCAGCCTCCCAACGGCCATCATCGCCGAGCTGAAGCGGCAGACCTACGCCCTGGCCGAGGCCCTGGGCGTGCGCGGACTGATGAACATCCAGTTCGCCGTGAAGGACGGCGAGATCTACGTCCTTGAGGTGAACCCGCGTGCCTCGCGCTCGGTCCCGTTCGTCTCCAAGGCGACCGGCCTGAACATGGCGCAGGTGGCGGCCCGCGTGATGTCTGGCAAGACGCTGGACGAGCTGGGCATCCACACCGAGCCGTCGCCGAGGCACTTCTCGGTGAAGGAGAGCGTCTTCCCGTTCGCCAAGTTCCCCGGCGTGGACATCGTGCTGGGCCCCGAGATGCGTTCGACCGGCGAGGTGATGGGCATCGCCATGGACTTCGCCGCAGCATTCGCCAAGAGCCAGCTCGCCGCGTCGACCCGCATGCCGCAATCGGGCACGATCTTCGTGAGCGTCGCGGCCCGCGACCGCAAGGCGGTGGTGCCGGTCGCCGCCAAGCTGTCCGACATGGGCTACAACCTGATGTGCACCGCGGGCACCGCTCAGGCGCTGACCGAGGCGGGCATCAGCGTGACCCGCGTGCGGAAGATCCACGAAGGGCGGCCGAACCTGCTGGACCACCTGGCCAACGGGGCCATCGCCATGATCTTCAACACCCCAAGCGGCAAGGGGGCCCGCACCGACGAGGGCCGCATCCGCGCCGCCGCCGTGAGCCACGGCGTCTCGTGCATCACGACCATCAACGGGGCCAAGGCCGCCGTCGCCGCCCTCGAGCGAATCCGCGAAGGCATCCTCCCCGTCTACGCCCTGCAAGACCTGCTGAAGGACTGA
- a CDS encoding superoxide dismutase, with protein MVGQNQDRRDLLLGGLGILGAAAMLPQAALAQAGGKKAEETGGPIAASLAASVGPKGEYTLPKLPYAYEALEPSIDAETMKLHHDKHHAAYVKGANDALGKLADVRSGKLDAAAVSEWTEKLAFNVSGHLLHSVFWANMGPKGSKLDGKLAADIDTQFGGLDKLKAHFSASATQVQGNGWGVLAYEPIAKSLIVLQARNHQVNVVWGAIPLLVLDVWEHAYYLKYKNVRADYVKAFWDVVNWQAVGQWYGHVSSAHGSHHG; from the coding sequence ATGGTTGGTCAGAATCAGGACCGCAGGGATTTGCTGCTCGGCGGGCTCGGGATCCTCGGGGCCGCCGCGATGCTGCCCCAGGCCGCGCTGGCCCAGGCCGGTGGCAAGAAGGCCGAGGAGACTGGCGGGCCGATCGCCGCGTCTCTGGCCGCGTCCGTCGGCCCCAAGGGCGAATACACCCTGCCCAAGCTGCCCTATGCCTACGAGGCGCTCGAGCCGTCGATCGACGCCGAGACCATGAAGCTGCACCACGACAAGCACCACGCGGCCTACGTCAAGGGGGCCAATGACGCCCTGGGCAAGCTGGCCGACGTCCGCTCGGGCAAGCTCGACGCCGCGGCGGTCTCGGAGTGGACCGAGAAGCTGGCGTTCAACGTCAGCGGGCACCTGCTGCACTCGGTCTTCTGGGCCAACATGGGACCCAAGGGGAGCAAGCTCGACGGCAAGCTGGCCGCCGACATCGACACGCAGTTCGGCGGGCTCGACAAGCTGAAGGCCCACTTCTCGGCCTCGGCCACGCAGGTCCAGGGCAACGGCTGGGGCGTGCTCGCCTACGAGCCGATCGCCAAGAGCCTGATCGTCCTCCAGGCCCGCAACCACCAGGTGAACGTCGTCTGGGGGGCCATCCCCCTGCTGGTGCTCGACGTCTGGGAGCACGCCTACTACCTGAAGTACAAGAACGTCCGCGCCGACTACGTGAAGGCGTTCTGGGACGTCGTCAACTGGCAGGCCGTCGGCCAGTGGTACGGCCACGTCTCGTCCGCTCACGGCAGCCACCACGGTTGA
- a CDS encoding site-specific DNA-methyltransferase encodes MTSPLAPRNRLMTADCIDGMAALGDGTVDLAFADPPFNIGYKYDIYDDRKKADQYLDWCRRWIGQVARVLKPDGTFWMAIGDEFAAELKVIAHREAGLVPRSWVIWYYTFGVNCKRKFSRSHAHLFHFVKDPARFTFEDESIRVPSARQLIYGDRRANPTGRLPDDTWILRPQDIPGKGGFKPVEDTWYIPRVCGTFKERAGFHGCQMPEQLLGRIIRVSSRPGDLVLDPFAGSGTTLVAAKKLGRDYLGFELSPDYAAQAQTRLDACEPGAPLQGGDEPQVDPTAAPTKRGRPVVARVSKSVVEPAKAAKPAMSSKAAAARTKIVKASNAEANAKTERTSKAAAKVTAAKTTKATAKSSKTTAKPTKAAATKAVKATTAKSRKAAIVGPASGV; translated from the coding sequence ATGACCAGCCCCCTCGCGCCACGCAACCGCCTGATGACCGCCGACTGCATCGACGGCATGGCCGCCCTGGGCGACGGCACGGTCGACCTGGCCTTCGCCGATCCGCCGTTCAACATCGGCTACAAATACGACATCTACGACGACCGCAAGAAGGCCGACCAGTACCTCGACTGGTGCCGCCGCTGGATCGGCCAGGTCGCGCGCGTGCTCAAGCCCGACGGCACCTTCTGGATGGCCATCGGCGACGAGTTCGCCGCCGAGCTCAAGGTCATTGCCCACCGCGAGGCCGGCCTCGTCCCGCGCAGCTGGGTGATCTGGTACTACACCTTCGGCGTGAACTGCAAACGCAAGTTCAGCCGGAGCCACGCCCACCTGTTCCACTTCGTCAAGGACCCGGCCCGGTTCACCTTCGAGGACGAGTCGATCCGCGTCCCGTCGGCCCGCCAGCTCATCTACGGAGACCGCCGGGCCAACCCCACGGGCCGGCTCCCCGACGACACCTGGATCCTCAGGCCGCAGGACATCCCCGGCAAAGGCGGCTTCAAGCCCGTCGAGGATACCTGGTACATCCCGCGCGTCTGCGGGACCTTCAAGGAACGCGCCGGGTTCCACGGCTGCCAGATGCCCGAGCAGCTCCTGGGCCGGATCATCCGCGTCAGCTCGCGCCCCGGCGACCTGGTCCTCGACCCCTTCGCCGGCAGCGGCACCACGCTCGTCGCGGCCAAGAAGCTGGGCCGAGACTATCTGGGCTTCGAGCTCTCGCCCGATTACGCCGCGCAAGCGCAAACCCGCCTCGACGCGTGCGAACCCGGCGCGCCCCTACAAGGCGGCGACGAGCCCCAGGTTGATCCGACCGCCGCACCGACCAAACGCGGCAGGCCGGTCGTCGCCAGGGTAAGCAAATCCGTCGTCGAGCCAGCCAAGGCGGCCAAGCCAGCGATGAGCTCGAAGGCGGCGGCAGCCAGAACGAAGATCGTCAAGGCTTCGAACGCGGAAGCCAACGCGAAGACCGAACGGACTTCAAAGGCGGCGGCCAAGGTGACAGCCGCCAAGACGACCAAGGCGACAGCCAAGAGTTCGAAGACGACCGCCAAGCCGACCAAGGCGGCGGCGACCAAGGCAGTCAAGGCGACGACCGCCAAGAGTCGCAAGGCGGCGATCGTCGGCCCCGCCTCGGGCGTTTGA
- a CDS encoding sigma-54 dependent transcriptional regulator gives MPLSYERPPIKTAAEPDAPLPGVIGAGGPMREVARITRQVAASRACVLIVGETGTGKELIARAIHDLSPRQSGPYIRVNCGALSESLLESELFGHVKGSFTGAVDNRTGRFEAAHTGTIFLDEINSTSPKLQVKLLRVLQEGEFERVGDTGTKKVDTRIVAATNRDLLDEIEGGRFREDLYYRLNVVPIYLPPLRERRDDIAPLVDFFLKRYAEQNRRETRRVAPEAMRLLRDHDWPGNVRELQNYVERAVVLGDGPELLADHLPPQLRGEATPRPIRSRGGDFASLTSELVRQGVRAAGPQAGDLHDRIVGQVERELIQQVLAACDRVQIKAAARLGINRNTLHKKLAEYKIDTGDTPAPPVEDD, from the coding sequence ATGCCCCTCTCCTATGAACGTCCGCCAATCAAGACCGCCGCCGAGCCCGACGCCCCGCTGCCGGGCGTCATCGGGGCCGGCGGCCCCATGCGCGAGGTCGCCCGCATCACCCGGCAGGTCGCCGCCTCACGCGCCTGCGTGCTGATCGTCGGCGAGACCGGCACCGGCAAGGAGCTGATCGCCCGCGCCATCCACGACCTCAGCCCCAGGCAGTCCGGGCCCTACATCCGGGTCAACTGCGGGGCGCTCAGCGAGAGCCTGCTGGAGAGCGAGCTGTTCGGCCACGTCAAAGGGTCGTTCACCGGCGCCGTCGACAACCGGACCGGCCGGTTCGAGGCCGCGCACACCGGCACCATCTTCCTTGACGAGATCAACAGCACCTCGCCCAAGCTCCAGGTCAAGCTCCTGCGCGTGCTGCAAGAGGGGGAGTTCGAGCGCGTCGGCGACACGGGCACCAAGAAGGTGGACACCCGGATCGTCGCCGCCACCAACCGCGACCTGCTCGACGAGATCGAGGGGGGCCGGTTCCGCGAGGACTTGTACTATCGCCTGAACGTCGTCCCCATCTACCTGCCCCCCCTACGGGAGCGCCGGGACGACATCGCGCCGCTGGTCGACTTCTTCCTGAAGCGCTACGCAGAGCAGAACCGCCGCGAGACCAGGCGGGTGGCGCCCGAGGCGATGCGGCTGCTGCGCGACCACGACTGGCCGGGCAACGTGCGCGAGCTGCAGAACTACGTCGAGCGTGCCGTCGTCCTGGGCGATGGCCCCGAGCTGCTGGCCGATCACCTGCCGCCGCAGCTCCGCGGCGAGGCCACACCGCGCCCGATCCGCTCCCGGGGCGGCGACTTCGCCAGCCTCACCTCGGAGCTCGTCCGCCAGGGGGTCCGCGCCGCCGGCCCGCAGGCGGGCGACCTGCACGACCGGATCGTCGGCCAGGTCGAGCGCGAGTTGATCCAGCAGGTCCTGGCCGCCTGCGACCGCGTCCAGATCAAGGCCGCGGCGCGGCTGGGCATCAACCGCAACACGCTGCACAAGAAGCTGGCCGAATACAAGATCGACACCGGCGACACACCCGCCCCCCCCGTCGAAGACGACTGA